Sequence from the uncultured Bacteroides sp. genome:
CCTGTATCGGCAATTTCCAGACAAACAGGATTTATAGTGGTACGAATATAAATTTCTCCGTTTGTTTCAATACTTTCTGCTGCATTCTTTATGATATTAACCATCACTTGTTCAAATAAGGATGGATCAACATTTACCACATCCAGCTCCTCACAAAGATTAAGGTTTATTGAGATGTTACGATTCTGACAGATTGTTTCCATAAAACGCTTACAGGAAGCCACTAATTCATTCAGATTCATTCTGCAAAGCCGCGGTTCGGGAATCTTAACCACATCTGCAAAGTTTGTTATGAAACGACTCATACTAAAGCATCGGTCAATACAAATACGCATCACCTCACGGATGTCTTCCGTATTTTCAACTTCGGCTAAGGTCATTTCTACTGTATCAAGCGTGGATGTTATGCCGGCTGTAGTATTATTCACTTCGTGGGCAATCATACGAATTACTTTTTCATACGCCTTTTTCTCGGCCTTCATCACCTCATCGGTCAGACTTTCCAATAATATGAATGGATGCTGAAAGCCTTGATCTACAAAGGAAGAGTAAGTACATCTATAAATATTCGCATCATTTAGCTGCACAGTGCGGGTGTCATTAAGAGATAAAGCGGCAAGCTCTTCGGCTAATGGAGAATCCAGATCCGAAAGTCTTTTGTCTATGACTTCTTCTTCAGAGTAAATGCCAAGTACTTTTATTGCGGCAGGATTAAGAGACGTTATTCTTTCATCATAGTTGAGAATAATCACCCCCATGGGCGAAGCATTAATCAGCAAATCAAGAAAAGAGTTCTGTTCCCTAAGCCGGAGTCGTTCATTTTTCAGCTGTTCCATCATCCGGTTAAAAACGTTCACCACCCGGTCTGCTTCATATTGTCCCACCTTGCTGAGCCGCGAACTAAAGTCCTGCTCTTTGAGTAATTCCATTCCGTTTCCAATGGTATGCAGAGGCTTTACTATTTTCCGATAAAAAATGATAAGAAGCAAGGCTGTAATCGCTATAAGCCCTTCGAGGAGAAAGAACATCCACGAACTTTTCTGCATAACAAAATAAGTCAGCATAGAAAGTATTACCAATAGCAAAGAAGTGAATATCCAAAAGAGGCTTTTTAGTTTCATATTTCAGCTAATAATTTATTCCATATTTCTCTAGTCGGCGGTAAAGGGCTGCCCTGCTAATCCCTAGCGATAGAGCTACTTGAGACAGATTTCCATTCTGCAATTCCAGTGTATGAAGTATGGTTTGCCGCTCAATCTCGTCGAGCGTCATTCCGGGCCGAATTACAGACTGAGGTTCATCCCTTCGTTGATACTGACTTTCAAAGTCGGATGCTTCGAGAGTATCTTTTCCACTCACCAGGATAGTCCGCTCCACCAGATTCTTAAGCTCACGGATATTACCCGGATAAGGCAAAGATTGCAAAAACATTATGGCATCCTGAGAAAACTTAACCGGAGAAAGCGCATTCAGTTTTGTTTGATGATCGGCAAAATGGCGTGCCAATAGAGGTATATCCTCTTTCCTTTCCCTTAACGAAGGCAAGTGAATGGTGATAAGATTAATACGATAGAAAAGGTCTTCACGGAAAGTCCGTTCATTGACCATGTTTCGCAGATCACAATTGGTGGCACTCACCACACGGACATCCACTTTTCGCGGACGGCTATCGCCAAGGACCTCAAATGTCTGGTCTTGCAATACCCTAAGTAGCTTCACCTGACAAGAAAGATCCAGGTCGCCGATTTCATCCAAGAAGATTGTTCCTTTATTTGCTAGTTCAAATCGTCCGGTCCTATCGGAAGAGGCATCTGTAAATGCTCCTTTCTTGTGCCCAAACATTTCGCTTTCAAACAGACTTTGTGAGATCCCTCCCAAGTTTACCTTGACAAACGATTCTTTCATTCGCCCACTATTCACGTGTATAGCCTCAGCAATGAGTTCTTTTCCCGTGCCACTTTCACCCGTAATAAGCACAGATGCATTGGTGCGGGCAATGCGCCCCACGGTATTAAGCACTGCCATCAGGGCAGCCGATTTTCCTACAATTTTATAAAAGTGGAATTTACCGTCCACTTCTGTACGGTTCATCTCCTTAGGCATTTCTTCTTTCTGTTCAGTAAGGTCAATTGCCGTACGGATGGACTTCAGTAACTGCTCATTGTTCCATGGTTTGGTTACAAAATCGAATGCTCCAGTCTGCATTCCTTGCACAGCAAGTGCTATAGAGCCCCAGGCAGTCATTAGAATAACGGGAACATCTGGGCAAAAGATCTTTACCTGTTTCAATAAGATGAGCCCTTCCTCACCCGAAGTAGTAAGCGAAAAATTCATATCCATCAGAATTAACTGAGGAACAACAGAACGAACCACTTCAATCGCCGCTTTTGGATTAGAAACAGCTTCAGCCTCATATCCTACCCGCTTTAGCAGAAAAGTTAAAGAGGAACGTACCGCCTGATCATCGTCTATTATTAGAATCATAATTGAATGAATTTCTGCAAATATAGTTATTATTTTTTCACAATAGCCTCAAATTCGGCATCGAGTGTTGTATTCTTTTGAAAATCATAAAGTGTTAGGCTGCGAATCTGATAATAATAGTACCAGTACTTATAAAGTTCTGAAATGTGCTTTTGCCTGGCATCATCCTTACTAGTCTGTGCATCATTTAAATCCAGCGTATTTATTTTCCCTATAAGAAACGTTTCAATGGATGTTTTATACCGTTGCCGGGCAATATCATCGGCTTCAGTGGCAATATTAAGCTGCATGGCCTGATTATTAAACTGCTCTACCAGTAAGAAAATATCCTGATTAAAATCCATCTGTTCCTGTTTTATTTTTGAAACAACGACTGCCCTGTTACTTTCTGCCACTTTTACTTTACCACGACGTTTCCCCCAATCAAGAATAGGAATCTTCATGCCCACCTGTACAATCTGGTTATCCATCAAGTTATGGTAGGTAGAACTAAAATCCTTATCCTGCCCTGTATAGCCTACTGAGGCAAAAAGATCAATGCTTCGCAGAGCACCTTTGGCCGAAGCCACGTTATAATCGGCTTCCAACTGACGGCGACGAATGTTTTGAGCAAAGGAATTATTTTCGTGCGCCTTACCCAGCACCGTTTGATAGTCTACATTCAACAGAGGAACCGTAGCCGGAACTTGGGGTTCAAGATTTTCCTGTTCGCTTAATCCCAAAAAAGAACGGAGCTTAAACATCTTAGCGTTGAGATTACTTTGCATTTCCGTAACGCTCCCCTTTGCCTTAAGTGCAGCAAGTTTTAATTGCAGCACCTCATTCTCGGAAATCTGTCCCATCTTTCTTTTTGCCAAGGCAACCTCATAAAGTCTGTCGGCATTCTGTAAATTTTGACGGGCAATGTTCAGGTTCTCTTTTGCCAGCAAGAGCTCAAAGAAATCAGTAATTGCCTTCATTGTCACCTTCTCCGTGCTCTCTACATAAGCAGCTTTGGCCTCAGCATATCGCACCGGTTCAATCTTCCGTTGCCACTTCAGGTTGTTCACATTAAATATAGGTTGAGTGAGTGTAAGCCCCACGGGCACGCTCATAAATTGACGTGTGCCACCTGCACCAAGCTGTTCCAGATAATCGAGCGAAGAAGTGAGAGATAACTTACCACCCGTTACCCAAATATTCTGATCAATGGAAAGCTGTCCGGAAAGTCCCAGAGAGTTATTGCGCACAAAAGTATATGATCCGTCACTTTGCTGATAGGAACTATAGCTTTTATTATAGGAAGGCAATGTTCCCTTAAAGCTAACCTCGGGAAGCATATCGGCACGATGAGTGCGATACTCCCAATAAGCGGTTTTCAATTCATTGAGTGCCACAGCAGCATCCACGCTCTGCACGCGCGCCAATGTTATGGTTTCATCCAGTGAAAGTTGTCTTTGTGCGTTTGCCTCACAGGAAAATGCGGAAAGAATAATGACTAATAATATAACTATAACCATATATTTAATTTATTAAACCAGACTTCATTGTATCCTTGTACAAAAGAATGCAATCTTTTGTACAGAAGAATGATTTGTTTTGTACAAAAGAATACAATCTTCTGTACAAAAGAATTAAAACCATTCCTTTTATATTTAAAATCTTTCTCCAGCCATTTATTGTTCATGAAGAACTTCTGCCGGCTGTATCTTCATTGCCTGACGAGCCGGATACCAGATGCCCAGAATAATCATGCCGATCATCAACAAATAGGTTATCGCAATTCCTATAAGGAAACGCATAAACGTAAAATCCATCCGGTCAACATCAACCAAATCAGCATGGCCAATATTAAAACTCACCACCGCTGCCGGAATAATAGCCAAAGTAAGTAACACCAATCCTTCAGCAATCAACAATCCACGTAGACTTGTACGTGTAGAGCCAAGGGCAATTCGCAATCCCATCTCTCCTCTACGGTAAGCCGTGCGAAACCAAAATGTTCCAATAATACCAAGGAAGATATTTACCATAAGGAAAAACACTACTGCCAAATGGCTCTTCAAGTCATTGATATCTCCGGTCATTTTAAGATAAGAATTGCGTATATCGGCAAATGATTGCACATCGAGCAAAAAGATGTTGCCCACTCTTAATTGGTGAGTCATGTCTTTCCGAAAATGGGTAATAAAATCATGATCGACATCTGGAGTAACACGAATACAGATTTCTAAATGCGAATAGAAAGAAGTAGTATCTTTTGCAATATCTGATTCCTTTATCCCTAAAAAGCAGCAAGGATATGTTTTATTAAAATCGCTGCGACGCATAAAGGTCGTAACTCCACCTACCCGATATTTCGTAGAGTCTTTGGCTATACTAGTTAAAGTTTTACCTATAGCAGAACGGTTATTGCCCATAAACTCAGTTTCAGCATCTTTAGAAATAACAATAGATTTCTCCTGAGCGATGGCAGAGACCAATGGTTCTATATCCCCTTGAGGAGTAGTAACTTTAAATACACGGAAGAAATCAGGAGTGACCCTTCTTACCTGCATATTCACTGATGCTGTATCTTTTAGAAAATTATTATCCGATTCACTCCCATCATAGGGATATGCAGCATGAGATAAACTAACAGCCTCAACTCCGGCATAGTTGCGAATACGGTTAATTGCTGTCATAAAGGCCTCACTGGAAGATGCTTTATCTTTGTTCAGCGAAATATATTCATTGCTTTCTGAAGGCAATTCATCTAAACGAATTTTGTAAGTATGCTCAATATTGAAACCGGTAGGAGTATAAAATGTATTTGCAGTAACAAACAAATAGTCTACAATATACCAAATAAATATAGTCACCAGAAATAACTCTCCCCATAACAATGCATTAACTGCACGTTGCGTCCAAATTTGTTTTAAAATATGTTTTATCATCTTATTTATCATTTAGAGCATTTACAATATTAGTTCGAGAAGCCTTCCAGGCTGGAATTCCGGCACTAAGCATATTTAGTAAAAAACAGAATAAAAATGCATATAAAAAGATGGAAGAAGGATATGTTTTATTAAAATCGCTGCGACGCATAAAGGTCGTAACTCCACCTACCCGATATTTCGTAGAGTCTTTGGCTATACTAGTTAAAGTTTTACCTATAGCAGAACGGTTATTGCCCATAAACTCAGTTTCAGCATCTTTAGAAATAACAATAGATTTCTCCTGAGCGATGGCAGAGACCAATGGTTCTATATCCCCTTGAGGAGTAGTAACTTTAAATACACGGAAGAAATCAGGAGTGACCCTTCTTACCTGCATATTCACTGATGCTGTATCTTTTAGAAAATTATTATCCGATTCACTCCCATCATAGGGATATGCAGCATGAGATAAACTAACAGCCTCAACTCCGGCATAGTTGCGAATACGGTTAATTGCTGTCATAAAGGCCTCACTGGAAGATGCTTTATCTTTGTTCAGCGAAATATATTCATTGCTTTCTGAAGGCAATTCATCTAAACGAATTTTGTAAGTATGCTCAATATTGAAACCGGTAGGAGTATAAAATGTATTTGCAGTAACAAACAAATAGTCTACAATATACCAAATAAATATAGTCACCAGAAATAACTCTCCCCATAACAATGCATTAACTGCACGTTGCGTCCAAATTTGTTTTAAAATATGTTTTATCATCTTATTTATCATTTAGAGCATTTACAATATTAGTTCGAGAAGCCTTCCAGGCTGGAATTCCGGCACTAAGCATATTTAGTAAAAAACAGAATAAAAATGCATATAAAAAGATGGAAGGTTGAAACAACATTTTCATACTAAGTGAAGAAGCTCTACCAAGGAAACCATCTATCAGATTACTTAGCAACCATTCCTTCATAAAAAATACAGAAATGAAAGATAAAAGAAGTCCTATAACCCCTCCCAAAAGAGTTAATACAAAGTTCTCATACAAAATCTGCCCCAATAGCTCTTTTCGATTGGCACCAAAAGCCTTTCGAACACCTATCTCAGACATACGCTTTCTCATACGTGAATGTGTCATTCCCGATAAATTGATGGCAGGAATTAGCAATAGGATAACAAAAACAATTGTATATTTAATAATAGTTTCTTTCTCCTTAGAATTTTGATTAGCCCATTGACGAGTCATCTGTACAAACTGTGTATCTGGCTGACCACGTAAAGTAAGATACTGATCCTTTTGACCAGAATTAAGAATTGCCACGTTCCGGTCTACTTCTTTATGAATTGCATCAAAATCAGAACTATTATGGGCCAAAATAAAACATCTGAAGTCACCCAATAAATCTCCATTCCAATCATCAGAAAGAGATCCTTTTAGAACAGTATAAGGCACCCATATATCAGCATGAGCAGCTTCGGCCATGGTTGATACATCCTTTACAACACCACAAATAGTATAATCCACATAACTCAAACGAATTGTTTTGCCAACCACTTTTATATTACCATATAAACTCCGTGCTATACTCTCTGATACAACAATTTTCTTTATTCCACTTTCAAATTCCTCCTTATTAAATGGTTTACCTTCCAAAAAAGAAAACTCAAAAACTTTCCAAAAAGAATTATCTGTATAACTAACATCACATTTTATGTCTGCTGTTCCACCTGGAATATTAGCTAGTTTCTGTTCAAAAGGCATAACTCCGGTAACAGCCTCTGCACTTTTTAATGGATAAAAACACTCTTTTACTACTTTCAATGAAATCATTGAATTAGATTGCCAGTCGGGATGTTTTTTATCAATTGCTCCTCCCCACTTCACTGTTAACATTCTGTCACGATGGGTTTCCGGTTCATAATTAGCAGTCTTTACTTCATAGACAATCACAATTACCATTATCATTGATATGGCCAGCGCTGTTCCTATTATAGAGATTGCACTGAGCAGTTTATTCTCTTTCAGCAAGTGCAATGTCTGACTTAGATATTGTTTATACATTCTATAATCTGTTATTCATTAATACTATTCATTCAGCTATACAGAAACAAGCTTTCATTTATTGTATTTGTCGTCCGTCAAAGAACCGAATGGTACGAGCAGTTTGCTTTGCCTGACGTTCATCGTGTGTTACCATTACAATGGTGCGTCCGTCTTCTTTATTCAGTTTGTGCAGAATATCCATAACCTCTGCTCCCATCTTTGAATCCAGATTACCGGTTGGCTCATCGGCAAGAATTATATCTGGATTACCTATTATGGCACGGGCAATGGCCACACGCTGACACTGACCTCCTGATAGCTGAGTAGGAAAATGGCGCATACGGTGGCTCAATCCTACTTTTTCTAATACCTCTTGCGCTCTTTTTCTTCTTTCTGAAGAAGATACTTTACGGTAAAGCAAAGGAAGCTCCACATTATCAATCACGTTGAGTGAATTAATCAAATGGAAACTCTGAAACACGAACCCTAACTTCTGATTACGGAATTGAGCCAGCTCTTTGTCTTTCATCTTAATAGTTTGAGTACCATTTATTTCAATTGTACCCGAAGTTGGTGCATCAAGTAATCCCATGATATTAAGTAAAGTAGATTTTCCACAACCGGATGGCCCCATAATACTTAAAAACTCGCCTTTCTGCACTTCTAAATTCACATTTTCTAAAGCAACTGTTTCAATTTCATCGGTACGATAAATCTTGTTTAATTCTGTTAGCTTAATCATAATTGTAAGTATTTTAATTTTTTAAATTTCTATTTATATTATTCGTCTCTTAATACATCAACAGGAGATACTTTACATGCAGCTGAAACAGGTAGCCATGTAGCTAGCAATACAGTAACCAGCAACAACACATAAACAATGATACTAACTGCAGTAAAATGAAGAAAAGCATTATTAACCCACGGAATACCAGCTTCATTATTTTGCTCCGACTGGTAAAATCCATTTAAATAGACAAACTGAAGATTGATAATTATTCCTATTATAAATGCCAAAGTGGTGAGCAGCCAGCCTTCAGTTATAAAGAACTTATGCAGCTCTTTGCGGGTACTGCCCAATGCCATTCGCAAACCTATTTCATCACGGCGTGCTCTGCACTTTAACCAGAAAGTTCCAACAACACCGAGTAAGATGTTTACCAGAAAGAATATACATAAACCTGTTTTTATACGAAGTATATTGGTTATCCCACGAGAATATTCATAATCAGTTTTAATTTTATTATAAGAATTAATCTCTGACAAATAATAGTTACCTATAGATAAATCGCTAAACATTTGTTTTTTGAATGCTTCCAGAAAAGGTTTCTCAGCAGTTCCTTTTTTCATTCTGATAAAAATCTTCACTTCATTTATTGATGATGTCTGATTCATTTTCATTTCAGGAGAAATTATAATTGGTTGAGGTTGTTCTGAACTAATTAGCTTCACATAATCCAAAACACCAACTACCGTATATACACTGGTAGAATCACCATCGGTGAGTTTCTTTCCCAATGCCGACTTATTACCAAACATT
This genomic interval carries:
- a CDS encoding ATP-binding protein, with product MKLKSLFWIFTSLLLVILSMLTYFVMQKSSWMFFLLEGLIAITALLLIIFYRKIVKPLHTIGNGMELLKEQDFSSRLSKVGQYEADRVVNVFNRMMEQLKNERLRLREQNSFLDLLINASPMGVIILNYDERITSLNPAAIKVLGIYSEEEVIDKRLSDLDSPLAEELAALSLNDTRTVQLNDANIYRCTYSSFVDQGFQHPFILLESLTDEVMKAEKKAYEKVIRMIAHEVNNTTAGITSTLDTVEMTLAEVENTEDIREVMRICIDRCFSMSRFITNFADVVKIPEPRLCRMNLNELVASCKRFMETICQNRNISINLNLCEELDVVNVDPSLFEQVMVNIIKNAAESIETNGEIYIRTTINPVCLEIADTGKGISKEAATKLFSPFFSTKPTGQGIGLIFIREVLQKHGCTFSLRTYEDGLTRFRILFK
- a CDS encoding sigma-54 dependent transcriptional regulator, with amino-acid sequence MILIIDDDQAVRSSLTFLLKRVGYEAEAVSNPKAAIEVVRSVVPQLILMDMNFSLTTSGEEGLILLKQVKIFCPDVPVILMTAWGSIALAVQGMQTGAFDFVTKPWNNEQLLKSIRTAIDLTEQKEEMPKEMNRTEVDGKFHFYKIVGKSAALMAVLNTVGRIARTNASVLITGESGTGKELIAEAIHVNSGRMKESFVKVNLGGISQSLFESEMFGHKKGAFTDASSDRTGRFELANKGTIFLDEIGDLDLSCQVKLLRVLQDQTFEVLGDSRPRKVDVRVVSATNCDLRNMVNERTFREDLFYRINLITIHLPSLRERKEDIPLLARHFADHQTKLNALSPVKFSQDAIMFLQSLPYPGNIRELKNLVERTILVSGKDTLEASDFESQYQRRDEPQSVIRPGMTLDEIERQTILHTLELQNGNLSQVALSLGISRAALYRRLEKYGINY
- a CDS encoding TolC family protein; translation: MVIVILLVIILSAFSCEANAQRQLSLDETITLARVQSVDAAVALNELKTAYWEYRTHRADMLPEVSFKGTLPSYNKSYSSYQQSDGSYTFVRNNSLGLSGQLSIDQNIWVTGGKLSLTSSLDYLEQLGAGGTRQFMSVPVGLTLTQPIFNVNNLKWQRKIEPVRYAEAKAAYVESTEKVTMKAITDFFELLLAKENLNIARQNLQNADRLYEVALAKRKMGQISENEVLQLKLAALKAKGSVTEMQSNLNAKMFKLRSFLGLSEQENLEPQVPATVPLLNVDYQTVLGKAHENNSFAQNIRRRQLEADYNVASAKGALRSIDLFASVGYTGQDKDFSSTYHNLMDNQIVQVGMKIPILDWGKRRGKVKVAESNRAVVVSKIKQEQMDFNQDIFLLVEQFNNQAMQLNIATEADDIARQRYKTSIETFLIGKINTLDLNDAQTSKDDARQKHISELYKYWYYYYQIRSLTLYDFQKNTTLDAEFEAIVKK
- a CDS encoding FtsX-like permease family protein, giving the protein MIKHILKQIWTQRAVNALLWGELFLVTIFIWYIVDYLFVTANTFYTPTGFNIEHTYKIRLDELPSESNEYISLNKDKASSSEAFMTAINRIRNYAGVEAVSLSHAAYPYDGSESDNNFLKDTASVNMQVRRVTPDFFRVFKVTTPQGDIEPLVSAIAQEKSIVISKDAETEFMGNNRSAIGKTLTSIAKDSTKYRVGGVTTFMRRSDFNKTYPCCFLGIKESDIAKDTTSFYSHLEICIRVTPDVDHDFITHFRKDMTHQLRVGNIFLLDVQSFADIRNSYLKMTGDINDLKSHLAVVFFLMVNIFLGIIGTFWFRTAYRRGEMGLRIALGSTRTSLRGLLIAEGLVLLTLAIIPAAVVSFNIGHADLVDVDRMDFTFMRFLIGIAITYLLMIGMIILGIWYPARQAMKIQPAEVLHEQ
- a CDS encoding ABC transporter permease — protein: MIKHILKQIWTQRAVNALLWGELFLVTIFIWYIVDYLFVTANTFYTPTGFNIEHTYKIRLDELPSESNEYISLNKDKASSSEAFMTAINRIRNYAGVEAVSLSHAAYPYDGSESDNNFLKDTASVNMQVRRVTPDFFRVFKVTTPQGDIEPLVSAIAQEKSIVISKDAETEFMGNNRSAIGKTLTSIAKDSTKYRVGGVTTFMRRSDFNKTYPSSIFLYAFLFCFLLNMLSAGIPAWKASRTNIVNALNDK
- a CDS encoding ABC transporter permease — protein: MYKQYLSQTLHLLKENKLLSAISIIGTALAISMIMVIVIVYEVKTANYEPETHRDRMLTVKWGGAIDKKHPDWQSNSMISLKVVKECFYPLKSAEAVTGVMPFEQKLANIPGGTADIKCDVSYTDNSFWKVFEFSFLEGKPFNKEEFESGIKKIVVSESIARSLYGNIKVVGKTIRLSYVDYTICGVVKDVSTMAEAAHADIWVPYTVLKGSLSDDWNGDLLGDFRCFILAHNSSDFDAIHKEVDRNVAILNSGQKDQYLTLRGQPDTQFVQMTRQWANQNSKEKETIIKYTIVFVILLLIPAINLSGMTHSRMRKRMSEIGVRKAFGANRKELLGQILYENFVLTLLGGVIGLLLSFISVFFMKEWLLSNLIDGFLGRASSLSMKMLFQPSIFLYAFLFCFLLNMLSAGIPAWKASRTNIVNALNDK
- a CDS encoding ABC transporter ATP-binding protein; protein product: MIKLTELNKIYRTDEIETVALENVNLEVQKGEFLSIMGPSGCGKSTLLNIMGLLDAPTSGTIEINGTQTIKMKDKELAQFRNQKLGFVFQSFHLINSLNVIDNVELPLLYRKVSSSERRKRAQEVLEKVGLSHRMRHFPTQLSGGQCQRVAIARAIIGNPDIILADEPTGNLDSKMGAEVMDILHKLNKEDGRTIVMVTHDERQAKQTARTIRFFDGRQIQ
- a CDS encoding ABC transporter permease, whose translation is MFKQILKQLWAQRRSNSWILLELIVVTAAIWWVIDPLYVIRCNQTIPQGFDCTDVYRITLGELPKKSPAYKAEESDSVNALANFNRIIDKIKQYPRVEASVVIRYYYPFSDSNRSSSYHNKSIEANACNMGYYSAGDYFQVFRYTSAADHSWQSLAKIKINAKDVFITKDFEKKMFGNKSALGKKLTDGDSTSVYTVVGVLDYVKLISSEQPQPIIISPEMKMNQTSSINEVKIFIRMKKGTAEKPFLEAFKKQMFSDLSIGNYYLSEINSYNKIKTDYEYSRGITNILRIKTGLCIFFLVNILLGVVGTFWLKCRARRDEIGLRMALGSTRKELHKFFITEGWLLTTLAFIIGIIINLQFVYLNGFYQSEQNNEAGIPWVNNAFLHFTAVSIIVYVLLLVTVLLATWLPVSAACKVSPVDVLRDE